The proteins below come from a single Deinococcus radiopugnans ATCC 19172 genomic window:
- a CDS encoding DMT family transporter: MSPRLRGVLLLILVTAVWGSTFAVVKTLGELLPPAQLIAWRFLIGFLALLPALLIRGWGLRRRRADQPAPAARPRFSWRDGLWRDGLLLGAWLIAGYGTQTIALQTTTANRAAFFTALSVVLVPLWLVFAQRRRMPLPLLAALPLAVLGLGLLSWEGGAWVVGDAWALACAVTYAGFIITLERLSNRHAALPFTLAQLAAVTVLAWLWAGVSGGTAWPPAAAWGPLLYLGVVATALTTLLQTVGQRTVSAAEASLIYALEPVTATLFSFFLIGERVGLRGALGGLLVVGGTVLSQRSGGEARPETPAPLAE; the protein is encoded by the coding sequence GTGTCTCCCCGGTTGCGCGGCGTTCTTCTCCTCATTCTGGTCACGGCGGTGTGGGGCAGCACCTTCGCGGTGGTCAAAACGCTGGGCGAGCTGCTGCCCCCGGCCCAGCTGATTGCGTGGCGGTTTCTGATCGGTTTCCTGGCGCTGCTGCCCGCCCTGCTGATCCGGGGCTGGGGCCTGCGGCGACGGCGGGCGGATCAACCCGCGCCTGCCGCCCGTCCCCGCTTCTCGTGGCGCGACGGTCTGTGGCGCGACGGCCTGTTGCTGGGCGCATGGCTGATTGCGGGCTACGGCACCCAGACCATTGCCTTGCAAACCACCACCGCCAACCGCGCCGCCTTCTTCACGGCCCTGAGCGTGGTGCTGGTGCCGCTGTGGCTGGTCTTCGCGCAGCGGCGGCGGATGCCCCTGCCCTTGCTGGCCGCGCTGCCCCTAGCGGTGCTGGGCCTGGGCCTGCTGTCCTGGGAGGGCGGCGCGTGGGTGGTGGGCGACGCCTGGGCGCTGGCCTGCGCCGTGACCTACGCGGGCTTCATCATCACGCTGGAGCGGCTGTCGAACCGGCACGCGGCGCTGCCGTTCACGCTGGCGCAGCTTGCGGCGGTCACGGTGCTGGCGTGGCTGTGGGCCGGGGTGTCTGGCGGCACCGCCTGGCCGCCCGCCGCCGCCTGGGGGCCGCTGCTGTATCTGGGGGTGGTGGCCACCGCCCTGACCACGCTGCTGCAAACGGTGGGCCAGCGCACCGTCAGTGCTGCCGAGGCCAGCCTGATCTACGCGCTGGAACCGGTGACGGCCACCCTGTTCAGCTTCTTTCTCATCGGCGAGCGGGTGGGCCTGCGCGGCGCGCTGGGGGGCCTGCTCGTGGTGGGCGGCACGGTCCTCAGCCAGCGCAGCGGGGGTGAGGCCCGGCCGGAAACCCCCGCGCCGCTGGCCGAGTAG
- a CDS encoding glutamine--tRNA ligase/YqeY domain fusion protein, whose translation MTVPDADKPSSATPEASPAARVASAQLDNYITEIVERDLQNGKYAGIVTRFPPEPNGYLHLGHTFASFLDFQTAVQYGGRYHLRLDDTNPEGESQEFADGIMADLRWLGWDWGENVFYASDNFERYYAYAEQLIRQGDAYVDSVSGEEMARLRGDAHTPGTPSPYRERDVEENLDLFRRMRAGEFADGAHVLRGKIDLSSPNMKLRDPVLYRIKRAWHYRAGDAWCIYPMYDFQHPLQDAIEGVTHSMCSLEFVDNRAIYDWLMERLSFAPRPHQYEFGRRSLEYTIVSKRKLRQLVEGGHVSGWDDPRMPTLRAQQRLGVTPQAVLAFARQIGVSRTNRTVDIAVYENAVRDDLNHKAPRVMAVLEPLRVTLENLEETRTLQLPYWPHDVVAASADGLVALPDGDRMAPAQAVREVRLTRDIFIEREDFSADPPKGYKRLTPGGTVRLRGAGIIRADRFDTDDDGNVTHLHATLLDEGAKAGGVIHWVGAQDAIPAEFRLYDRLFRVPNPEGEHPDDMVPDFDPEQPGHESGPLDTGFLRHLNPDSLRVTRGYVEASVAADPHDTRYQFERQGYFWRDPVDSRGDALVFGRIMTLKDAWGQTQKAESGKPKPAGKKPRADAAPAASGGVQPALTPQQEAEVTRLTRLGAAEGDARTLARDETLLAFLADATPGETFAQVASWTVNDLATPLRAGTVRVRAADLAPLAGLLAAGKVTSRVARDVLARAAESGEAPAAIVEREGLSAGLDDAELERIVAGVLANHPAETEAYRGGKTALLGFFTGQVMRASRGKAEPGRVAGVLKAALDAG comes from the coding sequence ATGACCGTGCCCGACGCCGACAAACCCAGTTCCGCCACCCCTGAAGCGTCCCCTGCGGCGCGGGTGGCCTCTGCCCAGCTCGACAACTACATCACCGAGATCGTCGAACGCGACCTGCAAAATGGCAAGTACGCGGGCATCGTGACCCGCTTTCCCCCCGAGCCCAACGGCTACCTGCACCTGGGCCACACCTTCGCGTCGTTTCTGGACTTCCAGACCGCCGTACAGTACGGGGGCCGCTACCACCTGCGGCTGGACGACACCAACCCGGAAGGCGAGTCGCAGGAATTCGCCGACGGCATCATGGCCGACCTGCGCTGGCTGGGCTGGGACTGGGGCGAGAACGTGTTCTACGCCTCCGACAATTTCGAGCGGTACTACGCCTACGCCGAGCAACTGATTCGGCAGGGCGACGCCTACGTGGACAGCGTGAGCGGCGAGGAGATGGCCCGCCTGCGCGGCGACGCCCACACCCCCGGCACGCCCAGCCCGTACCGCGAGCGGGACGTGGAGGAAAATCTCGACCTGTTCCGCCGCATGCGTGCTGGGGAGTTCGCGGACGGAGCACACGTGCTGCGCGGCAAGATCGACCTGTCCAGCCCCAACATGAAGCTGCGCGATCCGGTGTTGTACCGCATCAAGCGGGCGTGGCACTACCGCGCCGGGGACGCGTGGTGCATCTACCCCATGTACGACTTCCAGCACCCCCTGCAGGACGCCATCGAGGGCGTGACCCACAGCATGTGCAGCCTGGAGTTCGTGGACAACCGCGCCATCTACGACTGGCTGATGGAGCGCCTCTCGTTCGCCCCGCGCCCGCACCAGTACGAGTTCGGGCGGCGCAGCCTGGAATACACCATTGTCAGCAAGCGCAAGCTGCGGCAGCTGGTGGAGGGCGGCCACGTCAGCGGCTGGGACGATCCGCGCATGCCCACCCTGCGCGCCCAGCAGCGGCTGGGGGTCACGCCGCAGGCGGTGCTGGCCTTTGCCCGCCAGATCGGCGTGAGCCGCACCAACCGCACCGTGGACATTGCCGTCTACGAGAACGCGGTGCGCGACGACCTGAACCACAAGGCCCCGCGCGTGATGGCGGTGCTCGAGCCGCTGCGTGTGACGCTGGAGAATCTGGAGGAGACGCGAACGCTGCAGCTGCCGTACTGGCCGCATGACGTCGTGGCGGCCTCTGCCGACGGTCTGGTGGCCCTGCCAGACGGCGACCGGATGGCCCCCGCACAGGCGGTGCGCGAGGTCAGGCTGACCCGCGACATTTTCATCGAGCGTGAGGATTTCAGCGCCGATCCGCCCAAGGGCTACAAGCGGCTGACCCCCGGCGGCACGGTGCGCCTGCGCGGGGCGGGCATCATCCGCGCAGACCGCTTCGACACCGACGATGACGGCAACGTGACGCACCTCCACGCCACGCTGCTGGACGAGGGGGCGAAGGCGGGCGGTGTGATCCACTGGGTGGGCGCCCAAGACGCCATCCCCGCCGAGTTCCGGCTGTATGACCGCCTGTTCCGCGTGCCCAACCCCGAAGGCGAGCACCCCGACGACATGGTTCCCGACTTCGATCCCGAACAGCCCGGCCACGAGAGCGGGCCGCTGGACACCGGCTTCCTGCGTCACCTGAACCCCGACAGCCTGCGCGTCACGCGCGGGTACGTGGAGGCCAGCGTGGCCGCCGATCCCCACGACACCCGTTACCAGTTCGAGCGGCAGGGGTACTTCTGGCGCGATCCGGTGGACAGCCGGGGGGACGCCCTGGTGTTCGGGCGCATCATGACCCTCAAGGACGCCTGGGGGCAGACGCAAAAGGCCGAAAGTGGCAAGCCGAAGCCGGCGGGCAAGAAGCCCAGGGCCGACGCCGCCCCCGCTGCCTCAGGCGGCGTGCAACCCGCCCTGACCCCCCAGCAGGAGGCCGAAGTCACGCGCCTGACCCGGCTGGGCGCCGCCGAAGGGGACGCCAGGACGCTGGCGCGGGACGAGACCCTGCTGGCTTTCCTGGCCGACGCCACGCCGGGCGAAACGTTCGCGCAGGTGGCGTCGTGGACAGTCAACGATCTGGCGACGCCGCTGCGGGCCGGCACGGTGCGGGTGCGGGCCGCCGATCTCGCGCCGCTGGCCGGGCTGCTGGCCGCCGGCAAGGTGACCTCGCGGGTGGCCCGCGACGTGCTGGCCCGCGCCGCCGAATCCGGCGAGGCCCCCGCCGCCATCGTCGAGCGCGAGGGCCTGAGCGCCGGCCTGGACGACGCCGAACTGGAGCGCATCGTGGCCGGGGTGCTGGCGAACCACCCCGCCGAGACCGAGGCCTACCGGGGCGGCAAGACCGCGCTGCTGGGCTTTTTCACCGGTCAGGTGATGCGGGCCAGCCGGGGCAAGGCCGAGCCGGGCCGGGTGGCAGGAGTGTTGAAGGCGGCGCTGGACGCGGGCTGA
- a CDS encoding beta strand repeat-containing protein, with protein MAASVFGTAFAEGSVQTSLGSTASGEPFNQYLYAYDVTSQYIKTNNRPVYADILSSGEVINISLCGAVDADPLRIEIYNPSGTLVQTFVPIAGKGKIACNSTLSGPITTAYKYTTTTTGAYQIRLYNTNGGTADERYFKRFDITVTPNNSINPDPRLNSGRIWGRAWAFNGYETYTATGSTDSNYFVRVPGGRTGSEYIWKLDLNKFAGFRYDIIANSIGLDAPNSGYSAEGTASAAPLHPIYLSYPAQASSPPTLPPVISNFRFEGDGGRTFISPGNTVGMNDTGRFKFTGDVDGTYTITIDTNKDGVYGTGDRLLLGTSLASTETSVVWDGKNAAGTVLPIGNYNAELKVRLGEYHFVAYDVETSGGGDNNGLTVYRATSQTGTSNTQVYWDDVTKLPGKGGTSNLPSGGASGTAAGTHTWGNFAAGGLGDTRYLDTYVYGLVSSVLSSAVITNGDATITGKVYNDTNRNGVADGGETGIPSATLQLLNSSQAVVATVQADTSGNYTFLGIAAGTYTVRVISDSAVNGKTPTIPAPAQLTVAVTDTAANGNNFGFVPSADLAITKTDGVGSVNSGNNTTYTIRVTNNGPSSVTGAVVKDPTATGLNQTAAACTAVSGNTCTTAPTTAALQSAGGVTLPALATGAFYEFTVTANVTAASGSVSNTVTVAVPVGATDPTAGNNSATDTDIVTSLFFISGNVYEDYNYGGGAGRIYNAAEGMSLRPSVRVELYNNAGAFIDAKLTDASGGYTFANQLPGDYKVRVVNSFVTSSRAGACAPAANVSTPPAGCMQLPVQTYVSGNTAQVGGAFPKSTDPALSTGTLPVGAQSVASVTVGSSNVANVDFGYNFSTVVNTGDAATPGQGSLRQFIVNANALANNTLAQSGNRGAVVTGASQTLPSARDTSIFMIPSGALTGGVAIITSTGSVMPAITRSNVSVDGTTQSVNVGNTNTGVLGTGGTVGYLNTATLDMVQKPEVQLVGTSALLVGLDLQANDLQVRGMSVYGFGNQANQNNHANIRIGNNFTGSLIEANILGSPASSFGCGASTTAALSNADNIRSVGGDGGTVRNNLIGCAAGKGFGVEGGSENWTITNNEIRGNGIGNTNLDGIDLENSGSKNHTVSGNLITENSGVGVDGYQGSGGNTIERNTITGNGIGQGGAPGETSGIRIYSSNNAVRNNVIAQNYGAGILVVSGHTGNLISQNSMYDNGTIAAANGAAASNQIGIDLLAAGDSASAGTAPYVTRNDSGDGDTGGNDLLNFPVFEMAQIVSGKLQLSGFARPGSAIELFIAAADASGFGEGRTYLVTLIEGSAADTDGGTGTYTDTLTGTDTTNRFRFSVPLPNGVTVGTRLTATATCSAASCPGTTVSVSSETSEFSYNVVVTAQPPSISLLKLGRNTAGGPFTDSSTLIGVRPGESVEYCVIYSNAGGEATNFVLRDYVPSGLVPQLSAYGTRGGGQALGLKYAPGVALTAGAADSAAVMPPLTSVSDGDEGALSNVPVTNPGDPVGSPQRPGLMTLTLPSVPAGGQGTVCFQAKVP; from the coding sequence ATGGCTGCCAGCGTATTCGGCACTGCTTTTGCGGAAGGATCTGTGCAAACCAGTCTTGGCAGTACTGCGTCAGGAGAGCCTTTTAACCAATATCTATATGCTTATGACGTTACCAGTCAATACATCAAAACGAATAATCGTCCTGTCTATGCCGATATTCTGTCTTCAGGAGAGGTTATTAATATCTCTTTGTGTGGTGCGGTAGATGCCGACCCTCTCCGCATTGAGATTTATAATCCATCAGGTACATTAGTTCAGACTTTCGTACCTATCGCAGGTAAGGGTAAAATTGCCTGCAATTCCACGCTGTCAGGCCCGATTACCACGGCATACAAATACACCACCACCACGACAGGCGCATACCAAATCCGGTTATACAACACTAACGGTGGAACAGCTGACGAAAGATATTTCAAGCGCTTTGATATTACTGTCACACCTAATAACAGTATAAATCCTGATCCTAGGCTGAATAGCGGGCGTATCTGGGGCAGGGCATGGGCCTTCAACGGATACGAGACATACACCGCCACAGGCTCTACGGACTCAAATTATTTTGTGCGCGTCCCTGGAGGACGGACGGGGTCAGAATATATTTGGAAACTCGATCTGAACAAATTTGCAGGGTTCCGTTACGATATCATCGCCAATTCTATCGGCTTGGATGCCCCCAATTCGGGATACAGCGCTGAGGGGACTGCTTCGGCAGCACCTCTGCACCCAATTTATCTGAGCTATCCCGCCCAGGCTTCATCACCTCCCACACTTCCTCCAGTCATTTCCAATTTCCGCTTTGAGGGGGATGGTGGCCGTACTTTCATTTCGCCAGGGAATACGGTGGGGATGAACGACACTGGCAGATTTAAATTTACTGGCGATGTCGATGGGACGTACACCATCACCATTGACACTAACAAAGATGGTGTTTACGGCACAGGTGACCGCTTGTTGCTCGGAACCAGTTTGGCTTCGACCGAGACGTCCGTGGTCTGGGACGGAAAAAATGCAGCGGGAACTGTATTGCCTATCGGTAACTACAATGCAGAGTTGAAGGTGCGCTTAGGCGAATATCATTTTGTGGCTTACGATGTGGAGACAAGCGGCGGTGGAGACAACAATGGATTGACTGTCTACCGGGCCACTTCTCAGACAGGAACATCGAATACACAGGTTTACTGGGACGACGTGACCAAGCTGCCAGGTAAAGGGGGGACATCTAACTTACCTAGCGGAGGAGCCTCTGGGACGGCGGCGGGCACTCATACCTGGGGCAACTTTGCGGCGGGTGGTTTGGGTGACACTCGCTACCTCGACACCTATGTCTATGGTTTGGTCAGTAGCGTCTTATCCTCTGCTGTTATTACCAACGGCGATGCAACCATCACGGGGAAGGTCTATAACGACACGAATAGGAATGGTGTTGCGGATGGAGGAGAAACGGGCATTCCGTCTGCCACTTTGCAGCTTCTGAATTCAAGTCAGGCTGTTGTTGCGACTGTTCAGGCAGATACCAGTGGCAACTATACCTTCTTAGGTATTGCTGCGGGCACTTATACTGTCAGAGTTATCTCTGATAGTGCTGTAAATGGGAAGACGCCGACTATCCCTGCTCCGGCTCAGCTGACTGTGGCAGTTACCGACACTGCTGCGAATGGTAATAATTTCGGTTTTGTGCCATCCGCTGATCTTGCTATAACCAAAACCGATGGTGTGGGCAGCGTAAATTCAGGAAATAACACCACATATACCATCCGTGTGACCAATAACGGCCCCAGCAGCGTTACGGGCGCGGTGGTCAAAGATCCCACCGCGACAGGTCTAAATCAGACGGCAGCGGCCTGCACCGCGGTCAGCGGTAATACCTGCACTACTGCCCCGACTACCGCTGCATTGCAGAGTGCAGGTGGCGTGACCTTACCTGCCTTGGCCACCGGCGCGTTCTACGAATTCACGGTCACGGCCAACGTGACGGCGGCCAGCGGCAGCGTCAGCAACACTGTCACAGTGGCAGTTCCGGTGGGTGCTACTGATCCTACGGCAGGCAACAATAGTGCTACAGATACGGACATCGTCACTTCTCTTTTTTTCATTTCCGGCAACGTTTACGAGGACTACAACTACGGCGGAGGCGCGGGCCGGATCTACAACGCTGCTGAGGGCATGAGCCTGCGCCCTAGCGTGCGGGTCGAGCTGTACAACAATGCGGGAGCGTTCATTGACGCCAAGCTGACTGACGCTAGCGGTGGATATACCTTTGCTAACCAGCTGCCCGGCGATTACAAGGTGCGGGTGGTCAATAGCTTCGTGACCAGCAGCCGTGCCGGTGCCTGCGCCCCAGCTGCTAACGTCTCGACGCCTCCAGCGGGGTGTATGCAACTTCCTGTACAGACCTATGTCAGCGGCAACACAGCGCAGGTGGGCGGCGCGTTCCCCAAGAGCACCGATCCGGCGCTCAGCACGGGAACCTTGCCTGTGGGCGCACAGTCGGTGGCGAGTGTGACCGTGGGTAGCTCCAACGTGGCGAATGTCGATTTCGGCTACAACTTCAGCACTGTAGTCAATACAGGCGACGCGGCGACGCCCGGACAGGGCAGTTTGAGGCAGTTCATCGTGAACGCCAATGCGCTGGCAAATAACACGCTGGCCCAGAGCGGCAACCGGGGCGCAGTGGTCACGGGCGCAAGTCAGACCTTGCCCAGCGCCCGCGATACCAGCATCTTCATGATTCCGTCGGGTGCCCTGACAGGTGGAGTTGCAATCATCACGTCTACAGGCAGCGTAATGCCCGCCATCACGCGCAGTAACGTCAGCGTTGACGGCACTACCCAGTCCGTGAACGTCGGCAATACCAATACGGGCGTGCTGGGCACGGGCGGCACGGTGGGTTACCTCAACACGGCCACGCTGGATATGGTCCAGAAGCCTGAAGTGCAGCTTGTCGGTACCAGTGCCCTCCTGGTGGGTCTGGATCTTCAGGCCAATGACCTCCAGGTGCGGGGCATGTCCGTCTACGGCTTCGGCAACCAGGCAAACCAGAACAATCACGCCAACATCCGGATCGGCAACAACTTTACCGGCAGCCTGATCGAGGCCAACATCCTCGGCTCGCCTGCCAGCAGCTTTGGCTGCGGGGCTTCGACCACCGCCGCCCTGAGCAACGCCGACAACATCCGCTCGGTGGGCGGCGACGGCGGCACGGTGCGGAACAACCTGATCGGCTGCGCGGCGGGCAAGGGCTTCGGCGTGGAGGGTGGCTCCGAGAACTGGACAATCACCAACAACGAGATTCGCGGCAACGGAATCGGCAACACGAATCTGGACGGTATAGATCTCGAAAACTCTGGAAGCAAGAACCACACGGTCAGCGGCAACCTGATCACTGAGAACAGCGGCGTGGGGGTCGACGGCTATCAGGGCAGCGGCGGCAACACGATCGAGCGAAACACGATCACCGGGAACGGCATCGGACAGGGCGGTGCGCCGGGCGAAACGTCGGGCATCCGAATTTACAGCTCCAACAACGCCGTCCGGAACAACGTGATCGCTCAGAACTACGGTGCGGGCATCCTGGTGGTCAGCGGTCATACTGGCAACCTGATCTCCCAGAACAGCATGTACGACAATGGGACGATCGCAGCGGCCAACGGCGCGGCGGCCAGCAACCAGATCGGGATTGATCTGCTTGCGGCGGGCGATTCAGCCAGCGCCGGCACAGCGCCCTACGTCACCAGGAACGATAGCGGTGATGGGGATACTGGAGGCAACGACCTGTTGAATTTCCCAGTCTTCGAGATGGCGCAGATCGTGAGCGGCAAACTGCAGCTGAGCGGCTTTGCCCGCCCGGGCAGCGCCATCGAGCTGTTCATCGCGGCGGCTGATGCCAGCGGCTTCGGCGAGGGCAGGACCTACCTGGTGACCCTGATCGAGGGCAGCGCGGCGGACACCGATGGCGGCACGGGCACCTACACCGATACCCTCACCGGCACCGACACCACCAATCGCTTCCGCTTCAGCGTTCCGCTGCCGAATGGCGTCACTGTAGGCACGCGGTTGACGGCGACCGCCACCTGCTCGGCCGCCAGTTGCCCCGGCACCACGGTTTCGGTCAGCAGCGAGACCAGCGAGTTCAGCTACAACGTCGTGGTGACCGCGCAGCCTCCCAGCATCTCGCTGCTCAAGCTGGGCCGCAATACGGCGGGCGGTCCATTCACAGATAGCAGCACCCTGATTGGCGTGCGCCCCGGTGAGTCGGTGGAATACTGTGTGATATACAGCAATGCTGGCGGGGAAGCCACCAACTTCGTGTTGCGGGATTACGTGCCCTCTGGCCTGGTGCCGCAGCTCTCGGCCTACGGTACCAGAGGCGGCGGTCAGGCGCTGGGCCTGAAGTACGCGCCGGGCGTGGCGCTGACCGCAGGGGCCGCCGACAGCGCGGCCGTGATGCCGCCCCTTACCAGCGTCAGCGATGGCGATGAGGGTGCCCTGAGCAACGTGCCCGTGACCAATCCTGGTGACCCGGTCGGCAGTCCGCAGCGGCCGGGGCTGATGACCCTCACCCTGCCGAGCGTGCCGGCGGGGGGTCAGGGAACCGTCTGTTTCCAGGCGAAAGTGCCGTAA
- a CDS encoding mechanosensitive ion channel family protein: MNLELSAVWMRMQNLLQSFLVTIPNILIGLLVFVIFLGIARLASNAVSSVAGRAGQPRGIALVFSRIVSWLVLAVGVLVALTVIFPTLTAASLFGALGVSGVAIGFAFKDIFQNLLAGLLILVTRPFRIGDQIVSGDHEGVVEDIQVRATLLRTYDNRRVVIPNSELYTNRVTVNTAYPQRRLSVTVGIGYGDDIAAARALILKTLGGLDGLLTDPAPSVLVKELGDFSVNLDVRFWIDPPIRKEAVEAQDGVLEAIRNALPAAGFDLPFPTQQLLLHDQTEATDGDRTRQREGWPARRNNPQSRQQLQREAQETAQEQPQPDATAS; the protein is encoded by the coding sequence ATGAATCTCGAACTGAGCGCCGTCTGGATGCGGATGCAGAACCTGCTCCAGAGCTTTCTCGTCACCATTCCCAACATCCTGATCGGCCTGCTGGTCTTCGTGATCTTCCTGGGGATCGCCCGGCTGGCCAGCAACGCCGTGTCCAGCGTGGCCGGGCGGGCCGGGCAGCCCCGGGGCATCGCGCTGGTGTTCTCGCGCATCGTGTCGTGGCTGGTGCTGGCGGTGGGCGTGCTGGTGGCGCTGACGGTGATCTTCCCCACCCTGACGGCCGCCTCGCTGTTCGGGGCGCTGGGGGTCAGCGGGGTGGCCATCGGCTTTGCGTTCAAGGACATCTTCCAGAACCTGCTGGCGGGCCTGCTGATTCTGGTGACACGCCCCTTCCGCATCGGCGATCAGATCGTCTCCGGCGATCACGAGGGCGTCGTGGAGGACATTCAGGTGCGCGCCACGCTGCTGCGCACCTATGACAACCGCCGGGTGGTGATTCCCAATTCCGAGCTGTACACCAACCGCGTGACCGTGAACACCGCCTACCCGCAGCGCCGCCTGTCGGTCACGGTGGGCATCGGCTACGGCGACGACATCGCGGCGGCCCGCGCCCTGATCCTGAAAACGCTGGGCGGGCTGGACGGCCTGCTGACCGATCCGGCCCCCAGCGTGCTGGTTAAGGAACTGGGCGATTTCTCGGTGAATCTGGACGTGCGCTTCTGGATCGATCCGCCCATCCGCAAGGAGGCGGTGGAAGCGCAGGACGGCGTGCTGGAGGCCATCCGGAACGCGCTGCCCGCCGCCGGCTTTGACCTGCCCTTTCCCACCCAGCAACTGTTGCTGCACGATCAGACCGAGGCGACGGACGGTGACCGCACCCGGCAGCGCGAGGGCTGGCCCGCCCGCCGGAACAACCCCCAGTCCCGGCAGCAGCTTCAGCGTGAGGCGCAAGAGACGGCGCAGGAACAGCCGCAGCCGGACGCCACCGCGTCATGA
- a CDS encoding DUF2254 domain-containing protein, which translates to MKRTWLRLRQISQEFWFIPAVMTVLALLLAEAGISAEETYGVPDGLTFVYGGGETGSRSLLSAIAGSSIGVAGTVFSITIAALSYAAGSMGPRLLDNFTRDRGNQLTLGTFIATFAFTLYTLRAVTGSEDQPFVPHFNVTFALVLALASVAMLVYYLAHVTGSINMTHVANLLRDDMRDSLMNATLKDDPDQDTAVAPPPEFWTNGEVLHAPRGGYLQLMDNDLLLERARAADVALLLHVRPGDYVFPNSVIAVGVPRLPDGVMDALTLGDRRTVGQDLEYSVRQLAEVAARALSPGVNDPVTAIDVIDRFGDALCSLQDRRWPDGVSYQDQVLRLVVPVTDFTGLTGSMFNMIRQYGKGSPSVMLRLLEVFRTTASCLNDTERRAVIRHHAELVREDALANIENSGDRTDIERRYQALLDTLANGQDAEVHEAARHAVRQAQGGRAN; encoded by the coding sequence ATGAAACGCACCTGGCTGCGCCTGCGCCAGATCAGCCAGGAATTCTGGTTCATTCCGGCGGTCATGACCGTGCTGGCCCTGCTGCTGGCCGAGGCGGGCATCAGCGCCGAGGAAACCTACGGCGTGCCGGACGGCCTGACCTTCGTGTACGGCGGCGGCGAGACCGGCTCGCGCAGCCTGCTGTCGGCCATCGCGGGCAGCAGCATCGGGGTGGCGGGCACGGTCTTTTCCATCACCATCGCCGCGCTCTCCTACGCGGCGGGCTCGATGGGGCCGCGCCTGCTGGACAACTTCACGCGCGACCGGGGCAACCAGCTCACGCTGGGCACGTTCATCGCCACCTTCGCCTTCACGCTGTATACCCTGCGCGCGGTGACCGGCAGCGAGGATCAGCCGTTCGTGCCGCATTTCAACGTGACCTTCGCGCTGGTGCTGGCGCTGGCGAGCGTCGCCATGCTGGTGTACTACCTGGCGCACGTCACCGGCTCGATCAACATGACCCACGTCGCCAACTTGCTGCGCGACGACATGCGCGACTCGCTGATGAACGCCACCCTGAAAGACGATCCGGATCAGGACACGGCCGTGGCCCCGCCGCCGGAATTCTGGACGAACGGCGAGGTGCTGCACGCCCCCAGGGGCGGCTACCTGCAACTGATGGACAACGACCTGCTGCTGGAGCGCGCGCGGGCGGCAGATGTGGCCCTGCTGCTGCACGTCCGGCCCGGCGACTACGTGTTTCCCAACTCGGTGATCGCGGTGGGCGTGCCCCGGCTGCCGGACGGTGTGATGGACGCCCTGACACTGGGTGACCGCCGCACCGTGGGACAGGATCTGGAATACAGCGTGCGCCAGCTGGCCGAGGTGGCTGCCCGCGCCCTGAGCCCCGGCGTGAACGACCCGGTGACGGCCATCGACGTGATCGACCGCTTTGGCGACGCGCTGTGCAGCCTGCAGGATCGCCGCTGGCCCGACGGCGTGTCTTACCAGGATCAGGTGTTGCGGCTGGTGGTGCCGGTGACCGATTTCACGGGCCTGACCGGCAGCATGTTCAACATGATCCGCCAGTACGGCAAGGGCAGCCCCAGCGTGATGCTGCGGCTGCTGGAGGTCTTCCGGACGACCGCCTCGTGCCTGAACGACACCGAGCGCCGCGCCGTGATCCGTCACCACGCCGAACTGGTGCGCGAGGACGCCCTGGCGAACATTGAGAACTCCGGCGACCGCACCGACATCGAGCGCCGTTACCAGGCCCTGCTCGACACCCTGGCGAACGGCCAGGACGCCGAGGTGCACGAGGCCGCCCGGCATGCGGTGCGGCAGGCACAGGGGGGGCGGGCCAACTGA
- a CDS encoding DUF421 domain-containing protein, with product MELLWNVLIDLLTPENGWSVRLVVRIILSTLLLFSYIVILARTFGARTFATFTSYDFLTNVASGSLVASAILGKSIVESSLSLLVLVLLQGLISGLSARSQRAQRVFDNGPVVLVERGQIRHGAMRQARVSEAILYEELRQAGVNNVEGVAFAVLESGGRISVLQEAEGGRISAAIQPTPKGT from the coding sequence ATGGAACTGCTGTGGAACGTCCTGATCGATCTGCTGACCCCGGAAAACGGCTGGTCGGTGCGGCTGGTGGTGCGGATCATCCTGAGCACGCTGCTGCTGTTCAGTTACATCGTGATCCTGGCCCGCACCTTCGGGGCGCGCACCTTCGCCACCTTCACCTCCTACGACTTTCTGACCAACGTGGCCTCCGGGTCGCTGGTCGCCAGCGCCATTCTGGGCAAGAGCATCGTGGAAAGCAGCCTGAGCCTGCTGGTGCTGGTGCTGCTCCAGGGGCTGATCTCGGGCCTCAGCGCCCGCTCGCAGCGTGCCCAGCGGGTCTTCGACAACGGCCCGGTGGTGCTGGTGGAGCGCGGGCAGATTCGCCACGGGGCCATGCGGCAGGCCCGCGTCTCGGAGGCGATCCTGTACGAGGAACTGCGGCAGGCGGGCGTGAACAACGTGGAGGGCGTGGCCTTCGCGGTGCTGGAGTCCGGCGGGCGCATCAGCGTGTTGCAGGAGGCGGAGGGGGGCCGCATCAGCGCGGCCATCCAGCCAACGCCCAAAGGGACATGA